The proteins below come from a single Larimichthys crocea isolate SSNF chromosome XIV, L_crocea_2.0, whole genome shotgun sequence genomic window:
- the ndrg2 gene encoding protein NDRG2, whose product MTTEMQEIAITEEKPLLTGQADTKDAELAARILLDQGQEHSIETPHGVLHVTLHGTRTTRRPAILTFHDVGLDSKSCFSPLFKFEEMQEIVKNFTLIHIDAPGQDEGAAAYPTGYQYPSMDTVAEMIPAVLQFFNFRTVIGVGVGAGAFILSKFALANPDSVEGLVLVNIDTNARGWIDWAAQKLSSVTSSLTEQILSHLFSQEELSSNTDLVQSHRERISKASNLVNIELFWKTYNSRRDLNIDRNSTFKCPVMLVVGDQAPYEDAAVECNSKMDPTTTSFLKMADAGGLPQLTQPAKLTEAFKYFIQGMGYMASSCMTRLSRSRTTSLSSSYSMDGSRSRSRTLSQGSQGGQMPPSPSQTMEVSC is encoded by the exons ATGACAACAGAAATGCAGGAGATCGCCATCACGGAGGAGAAGCCTTTACTCACGGGTCAGGCTGACACCAAG GATGCTGAACTGGCTGCCAGGATACTCCTGGACCAAGGACAG gaGCACAGTATTGAGACCCCACATGGCGTCCTGCATGTGACCCTCCACGGCACACGAACCACCCGCAGGCCTGCGATCCTCACCTTCCATGACGTGGGTCTGGACA GTAAGAGCTGCTTCTCCCCTCTGTTTAAGTTCGAAGAGATGCAGGAGATTGTCAAGAATTTCACCCTGATTCACATCGACGCTCCGGGGCAGGACGAAGGGGCCGCTGCCTACCCCACCGG ttaCCAGTATCCCTCCATGGACACCGTAGCAGAGATGATCCCAGCTGTCCTGCAGTTTTTCAA CTTCCGTACTGTAATCGGAGTCGGTGTTGGAGCCGGAGCGTTCATCCTCTCCAAGTTCGCG cTTGCAAACCCTGACTCAGTGGAAGGTCTGGTTCTCGTCAACATCGACACTAACGCTCGAGGATGGATAGACTGGGCTGCTCAGAAG CTCAGCTCTGTGACATCCTCCCTCACAGAGCAGATCCTGTCCCACCTCTTCAGCCAG GAGGAGCTGTCATCGAACACAGATCTTGTGCAGTCTCACAGAGAGCGCATCTCCAAAGCCTCTAACCTGGTCAACATAGAGCTCTTCTGGAAGACTTACAACAG CCGCAGAGACTTGAACATTGACCGCAACAGCACCTTCAA GTGTCCAGTCATGTTGGTGGTGGGTGATCAGGCTCCGTACGAGGACGCTGCT GTGGAGTGCAACAGCAAAATGGATCCAACAACAACCTCATTCCTAAAG ATGGCTGACGCCGGTGGTCTCCCTCAGCTGACCCAG cCTGCTAAACTGACTGAGGCGTTCAAGTACTTCATCCAGGGAATGGGCTACA TGGCTTCGTCTTGCATGACCCGCCTGTCCCGCTCCCGCaccacctccctctcctcctcctactccatGGACGGGTCCCGCTCTCGCTCCCGCACCCTGTCCCAGGGCTCGCAGGGCGGCCAGATGCCACCCAGCCCGTCCCAAACGATGGAGGTGTCTTgttga